One window of the Vigna radiata var. radiata cultivar VC1973A unplaced genomic scaffold, Vradiata_ver6 scaffold_167, whole genome shotgun sequence genome contains the following:
- the LOC106779700 gene encoding probable serine/threonine-protein kinase PBL28 isoform X2 has translation MPFGLVSAWNKRRRSKSQEHTDPCNGSLFNIYKLSYSGVYKPAQLWQLEDQTPRPTKRLHGSSVFTLKEMEEATCSFSDENLLGKGGFGKVYKGTLRSGEVVAIKKMELPAIKAAEGEREFRVEVDILSRLDHPNLVSLIGYCADGKHRFLVYEYMRNGNLQDHLNGIGERSMDWPRRLQVALGAAKGLAYLHSSSDVGIPIVHRDFKSTNILLDDNFEAKISDFGLAKLMPEGQETHVTARVLGTFGYFDPEYTSTGKLTLQSDVYAFGVVLLELLTGRRAVDLNQGPNDQNLVLQVRNILNDRKKLRKVIDPEMARNSYTIQSIVMFANLASRCVRTESNERPSMAECVKELVTIIYTNSKGLGMVMHTLRMI, from the exons ATGCCATTTGGTTTGGTCTCAGCCTGGAACAAGCGACGGAGAAGCAAATCTCAAGAGCACACAGATCCCTGTAATGGCTCTTTATT TAACATTTACAAACTTTCATATTCAGGGGTTTACAAACCTGCACAGCTTTGGCAACTTGAAGATCAGACACCACGACCTACAAAAAGGCTACATGGATCATCTGTTTTCACACTCAAGGAGATGGAAGAGGCAACATGTTCATTCAGCGATGAGAATCTGCTTGGAAAAGGAGGATTCGGCAAAGTCTACAAAGGCACATTGCGGTCAGGAGAG GTTGTAGCAATCAAGAAAATGGAATTGCCAGCAATTAAAGCAGCAGAGGGGGAGCGTGAGTTCCGAGTCGAAGTTGATATCTTAAGCAGACTTGACCACCCAAATCTTGTTTCTTTGATAGGCTACTGTGCTGATGGAAAGCATAGATTCCTAGTATATGAATATATGCGTAATGGAAACCTGCAAGATCATTTGAATG GAATTGGGGAAAGAAGCATGGATTGGCCTCGAAGACTCCAAGTTGCACTGGGAGCCGCAAAAGGGCTTGCTTATCTTCATTCAAGTTCTGATGTTGGAATTCCTATTGTTCATAGGGATTTCAAATCGACCAATATTCTCTTAGATGACAACTTTGAAGCAAAG ATATCTGATTTTGGTCTAGCCAAGTTAATGCCAGAAGGACAAGAGACGCATGTGACTGCCAGAGTACTTGGTACCTTTGGCTATTTTGATCCTGAGTATACATCG ACTGGAAAACTCACTCTACAAAGTGATGTTTATGCTTTTGGTGTTGTTCTTTTGGAGCTTTTGACTGGACGCCGAGCAGTGGATCTAAACCAAGGTCCCAACGATCAAAACCTTGTACTACAG GTCAGGAACATACTGAATGACCGCAAGAAGCTTCGGAAGGTGATAGATCCAGAGATGGCTCGAAATTCTTACACCATTCAGTCTATAGTCATGTTTGCCAATCTGGCATCAAGATGTGTTCGAACTGAGAGTAATGAGAGACCGTCCATGGCAGAATGTGTAAAAGAACTCGTAACGATTATCTATACAAATTCAAAAGGCTTGGGTATGGTTATGCATACTTTGAGAATGATCTAG
- the LOC106779700 gene encoding probable serine/threonine-protein kinase PBL28 isoform X1, producing MPFGLVSAWNKRRRSKSQEHTDPWVYKPAQLWQLEDQTPRPTKRLHGSSVFTLKEMEEATCSFSDENLLGKGGFGKVYKGTLRSGEVVAIKKMELPAIKAAEGEREFRVEVDILSRLDHPNLVSLIGYCADGKHRFLVYEYMRNGNLQDHLNGIGERSMDWPRRLQVALGAAKGLAYLHSSSDVGIPIVHRDFKSTNILLDDNFEAKISDFGLAKLMPEGQETHVTARVLGTFGYFDPEYTSTGKLTLQSDVYAFGVVLLELLTGRRAVDLNQGPNDQNLVLQVRNILNDRKKLRKVIDPEMARNSYTIQSIVMFANLASRCVRTESNERPSMAECVKELVTIIYTNSKGLGMVMHTLRMI from the exons ATGCCATTTGGTTTGGTCTCAGCCTGGAACAAGCGACGGAGAAGCAAATCTCAAGAGCACACAGATCCCT GGGTTTACAAACCTGCACAGCTTTGGCAACTTGAAGATCAGACACCACGACCTACAAAAAGGCTACATGGATCATCTGTTTTCACACTCAAGGAGATGGAAGAGGCAACATGTTCATTCAGCGATGAGAATCTGCTTGGAAAAGGAGGATTCGGCAAAGTCTACAAAGGCACATTGCGGTCAGGAGAG GTTGTAGCAATCAAGAAAATGGAATTGCCAGCAATTAAAGCAGCAGAGGGGGAGCGTGAGTTCCGAGTCGAAGTTGATATCTTAAGCAGACTTGACCACCCAAATCTTGTTTCTTTGATAGGCTACTGTGCTGATGGAAAGCATAGATTCCTAGTATATGAATATATGCGTAATGGAAACCTGCAAGATCATTTGAATG GAATTGGGGAAAGAAGCATGGATTGGCCTCGAAGACTCCAAGTTGCACTGGGAGCCGCAAAAGGGCTTGCTTATCTTCATTCAAGTTCTGATGTTGGAATTCCTATTGTTCATAGGGATTTCAAATCGACCAATATTCTCTTAGATGACAACTTTGAAGCAAAG ATATCTGATTTTGGTCTAGCCAAGTTAATGCCAGAAGGACAAGAGACGCATGTGACTGCCAGAGTACTTGGTACCTTTGGCTATTTTGATCCTGAGTATACATCG ACTGGAAAACTCACTCTACAAAGTGATGTTTATGCTTTTGGTGTTGTTCTTTTGGAGCTTTTGACTGGACGCCGAGCAGTGGATCTAAACCAAGGTCCCAACGATCAAAACCTTGTACTACAG GTCAGGAACATACTGAATGACCGCAAGAAGCTTCGGAAGGTGATAGATCCAGAGATGGCTCGAAATTCTTACACCATTCAGTCTATAGTCATGTTTGCCAATCTGGCATCAAGATGTGTTCGAACTGAGAGTAATGAGAGACCGTCCATGGCAGAATGTGTAAAAGAACTCGTAACGATTATCTATACAAATTCAAAAGGCTTGGGTATGGTTATGCATACTTTGAGAATGATCTAG
- the LOC106779701 gene encoding uncharacterized protein LOC106779701: protein MAVPSSLFSLSFPFDPQIQIQNLSFSVSLPSHFSLFTSTKPRFPAFKLSSSHSSSSPLTTGFLTDDDLRRLNSLESFLYRRDLPSGSLSVRLMRPHETRSTVLLLAHSFAESLLIPAAYVNLLAFLINQYLLQRLTLLPNTATLVAFYTQTPSPPTSVAAKEDEEEPLQEEPLQEDGGAPLAGTVEICFNRRGANASVPSPTPPRDSPYICNMAVQKSLRRRGIGWHLLKASEELISQMSSSKEVYLHCRMIDEAPFKMYTKADYKIVKTDSILVLLMLQRRKYLMCKELPLSSTTTESDLSEYDK from the exons ATGGCTGTACCATCGTCACTGTTTTCCCTCTCATTCCCCTTCGACCCTCAAATCCAAATCCAAAACCTCTCTTTCTCTGTCTCTCTGCCTTCTCACTTCTCTCTCTTCACCTCCACCAAACCCCGATTCCCCGCTTTCAAACTATCCTCTTCCCACTCTTCCTCCTCCCCTCTCACCACCGGCTTCCTCACCGACGACGACCTTCGCCGCCTCAACTCCCTCGAATCCTTCCTCTACCGCCGCGACCTCCCCTCCGGCTCCCTCTCCGTCCGCCTCATGCGCCCCCACGAGACCCGTTCCACCGTTCTCCTCCTTGCCCACTCCTTTGCCGAGTCCTTGCTCATTCCCGCGGCTTACGTCAACCTCCTCGCTTTCCTCATCAACCAGTACCTCCTCCAACGCCTGACGCTCCTGCCCAACACCGCCACGCTCGTCGCCTTCTACACTCAAACACCATCGCCACCTACTTCTGTTGCTGCTAAAGAAGACGAGGAAGAACCACTACAAGAAGAACCACTACAAGAAGACGGTGGAGCGCCCTTGGCTGGAACTGTCGAGATCTGTTTCAACAGAAGAGGCGCCAATGCTTCCGTTCCCTCGCCCACCCCTCCGAGGGATTCACCCTACATTTGTAACATGGCTGTGCAAAAATCTCTCAGGAG GAGGGGCATTGGCTGGCATCTTCTAAAGGCAAGTGAGGAATTAATTTCACAGATGAGTTCCTCAAAAGAGGTTTACTTGCATTGCAGAATGATTGACGAAGCTCCATTTAAAATGTACACAAAAGCAGATTACAAAATTGTAAAGACAGATAGTATTTTAGTCCTGCTGATGTTGCAGCGACGCAAGTACTTGATGTGCAAGGAACTCCCTCTTTCAAGTACGACTACAGAATCAGATCTGTCAGAGTATGATAAATAA